In Humulus lupulus chromosome 6, drHumLupu1.1, whole genome shotgun sequence, a single genomic region encodes these proteins:
- the LOC133784581 gene encoding uncharacterized protein LOC133784581, whose amino-acid sequence MVRTRGAHSKKTPTNLSNPLSKTPVSTAVPSASALSKSVSSPSSSAGTRPKMKPHKQTTPVPTVTPLVFPDVDAAVPVSSPPSKGVVTEKVSVIPSSQSAPTKRTRASEKGSVEPSPPKKSSLPPKTNAKGFLKRKTPSDSTVSPLSSVKKRLKDNPPSPSTSEADEEEETVAEESTEDIPEKVASDKELSQEPEESATDSEPREEEDVASSDPDVDTVPSPVAAVPSPVVTKPSSKVKGKKPISRSGTPLTKSVVKFQPHSYSFCYNDNERDMMLYAHRKFLPERNFVLSDHRSFGVLILLQTHEWVGSLVKLSGYVERVVKEFYANLTNDVLDPKSPLFEKVYVRGQWFSFAPKDIAIALQIPIATVEDQAAETLDRDEVLSELVGQRMQWSPNTVLLVTNLTNMYAVLHKFATSNWKPTSHTNTISFDLAAFLYKVGTGIEVDLAKHIFDQIVGFRRGNRKSLNLPFPHLIYKILSMQNNDIKLETEDLVLATTAVSFRSSGPSNETGEAPSAKKVKPQSLNFVSEDLPPDSVPTVSPAVATELAFLRSSMADLHTKFAIIQQSIQDLLMLATRASNS is encoded by the coding sequence ATGGTGAGGACCAGAGGAGCACACTCAAAGAAAACTCCAACCAATCTCTCAAATCCTCTGTCTAAAACACCTGTCAGCACAGCCGTGCCGTCTGCCTCTGCTCTTTCCAAGTCCGTCTCGTCGCCTAGTTCATCTGCGGGGACAAGACCCAAAATGAAGCCGCATAAGCAGACAACTCCGGTTCCCACGGTGACCCCTCTGGTATTCCCCGATGTTGATGCTGCTGTCCCTGTGTCGTCACCACCATCTAAAGGGGTAGTGACCGAAAAGGTCTCTGTTATTCCTTCTTCTCAGAGCGCTCCAACCAAAAGGACTAGGGCATCCGAAAAAGGGTCTGTCGAACCCTCTCCACCAAAGAAGTCGTCTCTCCCACCAAAGACAAATGCCAAAGGTTTTTTGAAGAGGAAAACGCCCTCCGATTCTACTGTCTCTCCTCTATCCTCGGTCAAGAAACGTCTCAAGGACAACCCACCATCACCGTCCACTTCTGAGgctgatgaagaagaagaaacggTGGCTGAAGAATCCACAGAAGATATCCCAGAGAAAGTGGCCTCTGACAAAGAGCTGTCTCAGGAACCTGAAGAATCAGCCACCGACTCTGAGCCAAGGGAAGAGGAAGATGTTGCGTCGTCTGATCCAGATGTGGACACAGTCCCAAGCCCTGTCGCCGCTGTTCCCAGTCCTGTGGTAACAAAACCCTCATCCAAGGTAAAAGGCAAGAAACCCATCTCTCGGTCTGGTACTCCTCTTACTAAGTCAGTGGTAAAATTTCAACCTCACTCTTATTCCTTCTGTTATAATGATAATGAACGAGATATGATGTTGTATGCCCATCGTAAGTTCCTTCCCGAGAGGAATTTTGTTCTTAGTGACCATAGGTCCTTCGGAGTTCTCATCTTGCTTCAAACCCATGAGTGGGTTGGGTCCTTGGTGAAGCTTTCTGGCTATGTGGAGCGTGTTGTGAAGGAGTTTTATGCCAATCTTACCAATGATGTGCTTGATCCAAAGTCCCCTCTCTTCGAAAAGGTTTATGTCCGCGGACAATGGTTCTCCTTCGCTCCTAAAGATATTGCAATCGCACTCCAAATTCCGATTGCAACTGTTGAAGACCAAGCTGCTGAAACACTTGATCGCGATGAAGTGTTGTCCGAGCTCGTGGGACAACGCATGCAGTGGTCCCCCAACACGGTTCTGCTGGTCACCAACCTGACAAATATGTATGCTGTGCTCCACAAGTTTGCCACTTCAAACTGGAAGCCTACATCTCACACTAACACCATTTCTTTTGACCTGGCCGCATTCCTCTATAAAGTTGGCACAGGCATAGAAGTTGATCTGGCGAAACACATTTTTGATCAAATTGTTGGTTTCCGCAGGGGTAATCGTAAGTCTCTTAATTTGCCCTTTCCCCATCTCATTTATAAAATTCTTAGCATGCAAAATAATGACATCAAACTGGAGACCGAAGACTTGGTCCTAGCCACTACTGCCGTTTCATTCCGATCAAGTGGCCCTTCAAATGAGACTGGCGAAGCACCAAGCGCCAAGAAAGTGAAGCCTCAGTCCCTCAATTTCGTATCTGAGGACCTGCCCCCTGATTCTGTCCCAACAGTTTCACCTGCTGTGGCTACAGAATTAGCGTTCCTTCGTTCTAGTATGGCTGATCTTCACACAAAGTTTGCTATcatccagcagtccattcaagaCCTACTGATGCTTGCCACCCGTGCTTCAAATTCTTGA